The Naumovozyma dairenensis CBS 421 chromosome 1, complete genome genomic interval atatatacaaCTAGTCATCATTTGAGCTGTACGAATAAAGGAAATATACACACATTGTTTTTTGTCAACTTTCCAAACTATTACATACGTACATTGTTGTTCTTTTCCATGAACCGGAGTTTAATCGAAAAATTCTCAAGccaaatttattttgttgaattactttttttttttttttttttctatttttttcgaTTACGATATCCTTTGATGACATGTTACCTAATTGGGCCATTTGCCGCGATTGAATGTAAATAAACGCGTGAAAACGggtttatatattttctttccgAAATTTTACCCGGGGTGTGGGCGGGTAACGGAAGGCCTGGGCGGCTATTTTCATACATTTGCATTATATGGGAAGTAAATTATGTGCATTATGAATTTTATCTGCTGAGGATTGTTTTCTTGAAGGAGACATATTGGAAGGTATTCTTTGTATAATGAATGTTTGTATCTACGTAAATGCTATTAACTTTGACTGCGTTCACTGAAACTTtgttatttgataataaatgtGGAACGTTGATTATTTCCAGTTTGGAATAATACTAACTTTTTTCATAAATAGCAACGTATGtttagaattattattttcttattacATAGTCAATATACTGGATTGTGCCAACTTAAACTAACCCCATACAGGTATAAGGAACCCATTTTTACGGTCTCAAGTAATCGCCATTATAGGATAAgactattgaaaaaagatggCAATGCAAATGAGATTCAAAAGATATCCTAGTGAATATGGgctttattaaaaaaaaaatcttaCGATGGATTGCCGTTTATTGTTCTTTACGTATATAATTCATTGGAGCATTGCAGGTTCCAAtttgtaaaaataattaGCAAGATGAAAAGATTGAGTAAGAATGAAGGACCTGAAGAATCAATAGGTAAGTTCGCAGGCATAAACATAAAAACTAAATGGTAACTCAATTCAGTTTCATCTTCTGCAACTTATATCTACAAGAAGGCAAATCTGGGTGCACGCTAATATCACACTAGTTCAAGAGGCTTATTCAACTTcataaatgatattttatataaGCGATTCATTTTGCCCTCAGATACGACATCTAGAGATTGATTAAGatatttctaatttgtTTTCTCTGTTTAATGGCTTAAACCACTGGGTACTCTTCTCATTTTCGTAAAATTTCATGTTAACTTCGTTTATTTTCACCAAATGGGCGAGATATCGTTCATAACGTCAAGAACACGCATACCCACATACGATGGATGTACGTAAGGGAATTAATCATTGTTTGAAATAGAAGGACACAAAGTAATATAAACGTCAACGATATGACCGATCCCTTCTTATACGTACACTTTCTACTTTAGCACACACATATATGTTATATAATACTGTAATTCATCAGCTTCTATAACTTAAAGATTTAAGTTCCTTATATTACAAAGTATTTGGCTATCAAGTTCGTTAACGGATCCAAATAACGCACGCAGACTCCCGCAAGATGACATTGAATCCAAAGACCactaaatttgaatttggtgGGCCTCTAGGAGTCACCGTATTAACTATCTTCCTACCAATCTTATCAGTGGTATTAAATGAACTTATACGCTCAGATTATTACATCAAGggtattttccaaaatttttcaatcaatgaaaCATTGAAAAACATCACTCCCTTCTCCtcattattacaattaaCTTTCAATAAACAAGTTTGGACATATTACTTAACTTGGTTCATCTCTTTGTTGGTCTTTGATACCATATTACCGGGGAAGTACATGAATGGTTGTGAATTAAGAGATGGTACAAAACTTACTTATAAGATTAATGGTATAAGTATGGTCactttattaattttgatCCTTTCCGTTAGATGGAATTTAACTAATGGTACCATGCCTGAATTACAATTCTTATATGATcatattttggaattatGTCTAGTTACTATTGTATTTGCATTCATCTTAAGTATCTATTGTTACGCGGTTAGTTTTATTCCTTTGTTAGGGAGTAAAAGAAATGGTCAAGACGGCAAGGAAAAGGTATTAGCCGTGGGAGGGAACTCGGGCAACTTAATTTATGATTGGTTTATTGGGAGAGAATTAAATCCaagatttttctttaacatAATTGATATAAAGATGTTTTGTGAATTAAGACCTGGTATGTTATTGTGGTTATTGATTAACTTGTCATGTTtacatcatcattatttaatgaatgatGGAGAGATTAATGACGCTTTATTGTTAGTTAACATATTGCAAGCATTTTATATCTTTGATGGCGTCTTGAATGAAGAAGGTGTTCTTTCAATGATGGATATTACTACTGATGGGTTTGGATTCATGTTAGCCTTCGGTGATTTAACTTTTGTACCATTCACATATTCATTGCAGGCAAGATATTTGAGTGTGTCACCAATCACTTTGGGTTATACCAGATGTATATTAATTTCAACAATAATGTGTATTggttattatattttccattcatcaaatatgcaaaaatcaaattttagGCAAGGGAAATTGGAAAATCTGAAAAGTATTCAAACTAAACGTGGTACAAAACTATTATGTGACGGATGGTGGTCGAAATCTCAACATATTAACTATTTCGGTGATTGGTTGATATCATTAAGTTGGTGTTTAACTACTTGGTTCCAAACTCCATTgacatattattattccatATATTTTGCTACATTATTAATGCATAGACAAATAagagatgaagaaaaatgcCATGCAAAATATGGTAAAAGTTGGGAAGAATATCAAAGGAAAGTTCCATACAAGATCATCCCATATGTATATTGATACCACGAATTTACGTATATTcttatgtatatatatatatatatattgtgaCGTTTATACTTTGTATCATTTTCACATGTGCCGTCCACAGCGATAGTGGAAACTTCAATGTGAAAAgtaaaagtgaaaaaaaaactaacAGTAAGACTAAATTGACAATATCAAAGAAACTGTAAACACTGAGAAGTTGTAGAATATGATCCTTCTTATTGCACTTGCTATATCGTCTATatagatttttcaattcagaGAATACCTGTATTCATTTGTCTTTCATAAAACTTTATCTGGGCTTCtgttaaagaaaattattctGAAAGAATTGGCAACGTCTGCGAGAATAAACTACGAACTGCGATCAGTATTTTATTATCCAATTCGTTCTATTAAGGTTGTTCCTACATCATAATATATTCCCTTAAATATCCAATAAGAAAAGATGTCTGAAGTCGAACAAGCTCCGGCAAAGGAATCCAAGGAAAGCATACCTTCTAAGGATACGATAGATACAACGtcaaaagaacaagatgaaATCACAACGACGCTTGCAAATGAAAGTAAAAAATCCAACTTCCTTGTAAGAACATTCTGGACTTTAATTATGATTGCAggattcttcatcattattggATCCGGTCATATTTGGTGTGTTATTTTAATCTTAGGTTGTCAAATTGCAGTCTTTAGTGAATGTATTGCCGTAACAAGTGCATCAGGCCGTGAGAAAAATCTACCTTTAACAAAGACTTTAAATTGgtatttccttttcacaacaatttattatttaaatggattatcatttttaagTTTTTTCCAAAGAAGACTATCGTTCTTTGAATATAAGATAATAGCCATCATTGCAACTAATCATAAATTCATCtgttattgtttttatGTCATTGGGTTTGTCTTATTTGTTTGTAGTCTAAGAAAGGGgtttttgaaattccaATTTGCATCGTTATGTGTCACTCATATGGCTTTATTATTAGTCGTCTTCCAAGGTCATTTGATTATGAACAACTTATTAAATGGTATCATTTGGTTCTTATTACCTTGTGGATTAGTCATTGTTAATGACATTTTCGCATACTTATGTGGGATTACATTCGGTCGTAccaaattaattgaaatctCTCCCAAGAAAACTTTAGAAGGGTTCCTTGGTGCATGGTTCTTTACAGCATTAGCAAGTATCATATTAACAAGATTATTAACACCATATGATTATTTGACTTGTCCAGCAGCCAACGAGattaattctaatttctttacaTTTGTTACATGTGATTTAAATCCAGTTTTCATCCCACAAGAATATAGATTATCACCTATGGTTTTCGATAAGATTGGAATTTCATCAATCACTATGAAACCAATATATTTCCATGCATTGAATTTGGCCACTTTTGCATCCTTATTTGCACCATTTGGTGGATTTTTTGCATCCGGGTTGAAAAGAACCTTCAAAGTGAAAGACTTCGGTCATTCTATTCCAGGTCATGGTGGTATTACCGATAGGATTGATTGTCAATTCATCATGGGTTCATTTGCTAATCTCTACTACGAAACTTTTATCAGCGAACATAGAATTACTGTTGATACTGTACTATCAACCAtcttgatgaatttgaatgacaaacaaattattgaattgatttCCGTGTTAAATTCTGTTTTATTCAAGAAAGAAGTTGTTGGTGAAGAAACCTATGAGAAATTAGTTGACATTTATAAGTCAACAACAGCTTGAGGggagaaataaaataatatgtgTCACAAAAACCATCATATACCAGTGCATCATTATTACGCGAGACAAACACGAATCTATGtacaaataaaaagagGAAGGGAACCAGACTTCTATATCAGTTGGCTCCCACAATATCGGGCACAATAATATTTgtgttatattatttttattacgAATCATATCTCTATAggtctatatatatatatattatattatattattagtgAAAGTTAACATTTTAGTTAATTATTAGTGcacaaatatatatatatatgtatatcATAAATTGTTCCTCCAAATCCGTATACTATAATTTTCTGGTCACCCACTTGGGTTTATTATACAGTGGTATGTCTTTTACTTTGCTTTTCggaatttttccaaattatttatgGACTGAGTGACACCTTTTTTCTTCTACGTATATgtataaaaatttcaataactGAACAAAGGAAGTGAAAAATGTATTTGACAAAGACGTCGACTCTCTCGCTATAggttgatattattatacaatCTAGTTAAAACTAGTCGTCGAGAAGTACATGTAATATAACCATAAACTGCAGTGTAACGGCATAATGATATTTGCTTTAGATGAAGAactacaaaaattaaaccTAAATCCATCAACGTCATCACCATCACCAGGAGACATCGAGCCCAATCTACCAACATTCCACAGGTCAGAAGTGGAAGAAACTTTGGAgactgatgatgaattagatatAACAAATCCACCACATTTGAATGGACAGCCAATCCCATTTACTAGCTCGAAAATTGggacaagaagaagatcatCACGTATTGATAAATTCCCTGTATTGACCCCCACAAACGTTAAACATATTCCCTTAACATACGATCATAATGATGACGtagttgaagaagaattagaacGCTCCTCTACTCATATAGATACTTTAGCTATCCCAATCCCTAGTACGAcagagaagaagaacaggAAGAAAAGTGTAAGTAGAACTGTGCGTGATTTTAAACCTGTAAGAGTCTTAGGACAAGGTGCGTATGGTAAAGTTTTATTAGTGAAGGATAAGAGTTCAAGTAAACTTTATGCTATGAAACAATTAAGAAAGGCAGAAATATTAATTACACAAGATGTCACCAAGACGAagcaagaagaaaatgaagaagatgaagagaAGAAGTTACAAAAGAGACTTGAAAGGACATTTGCTGAAAGATCAATTTTGTCTGAATTGGAACATCCAAATATTGTTAAATTgttttattcatttcatgataattctaaattatatctattattacaatatatTCCTGGTGGTGAATTGTTTTTCCATTTGAAAGAGTATGGTACGTTGGATGAAACTACTGTTGCATATTATGCTGCTGAAATTAGTTGCGCTTTGAAATTCTTGCATGATAAAGGCATCGTTTATAGAGATTTGAAGCCTGAGAATtgtttattaaatgaaacaGGTCATTTAGTCTTAACTGATTTTGGATTGAGTAAGAAAAGTGTTTCACAAGAGGTTAATTCAGAGTTAAATAGTGAAGATACTGATACACCCACAGAACAAATAGGTGAGAATGTTGATACGCTACACTCGATTATCGGAACACCTGAATATTGTGCTCCAGAAATTTTAAAAGGGTTACCATATGATAGAAATTGTGATTGGTATTCATTAGgttgtttattatatgatatgCTTTCAGGTAAACCACCTTATACTGGGGTCGATCATAAAGTCATCTTAAATAAGATTCAAAAGGATAAGACAGGTCCAAAAATCCCATTCTATTTAAGTGATGGTATGAAAGATATGCTAACTTGGTTGTTGAAAAAGGATAGAAGTAAAAGATGGGATGTTGATAAATATTGGGCACCAATTGCAAATAAcaataagaaattaaagaagaaaaatggtaaagaaCGTACAAGTGATTTCCAAAGTcatttcatctttagaAAGATTGATTGGAACCTATTAGAATCTGGAGAATTACAAAAGACTACTATGGGTCCTATTGTACCAATTATTACTGATTTGGAATTGGCCGAAAATTTCGATTCTGAATTCACTTCAATGTCCTATGAAAActttgatgaagatattttgaataatgatACGAATTCCATTGATATGTTTCAAGGATTTAGTTATAAAGCAAGTGGAAGTTACTTAGAGAagtatttttgaaacaaaacaaaaaaaagatagaCTTTTCCCCCGCATCACactttaatattaatattctttaaaagCCATGACTTCAACATAGAAACGATAAATTGGTAATATAAGCTGCCATAAGGGAGAGTAATACTCAATTGTAATATTACATTGtatttattaatagaaATGAGAGAAATCCCTAATACAAAACCTATACTCTGAATATAgctatttatttttaaacaattttaGCACATGAGgttatattatttactTCCGAGAACTATGGACTCGAGTTCTGAAAATATGTTAAATACATAAcctctatatatatttttagtACGAATGGCAATATTAGATCACTGGTTATTCTTCTGAAGAAAAAGGGATACCATGCAGAAAGAAGATAACGTCTAGCGTACGCCTTGTCAGTTCCCTGCCAAATTTCTTACTTAGCCATCACAGCCAGAGAGCCCTTTTAAAAGGAGGAAAGATGTCTCTTATTTAAACATACGTCAGTTATTCTTGTAGGGTCAACATCACTCTGAACATGCTATTATCAATGGAGGAAGTAAACTGTTCTCTTGATACATTTACATAGATTATTGTTGGTTACATTATAGTAAAGCCCGAGAAATAGACCCGAAGGGCGAGTTAAAGGGAGACTTGGAGCGTATGATGCTCAAAGGATTATTTAACAATTGGGGTATAATAGGAACAGGTCAGTTAGCTATTCCCAACTTTCCCAACTTTCCCAAACATATCTGCCAATAAGTAGAAGCAAGATTTTCAAGAAAGGTACTGTCTCGATtataatcaattaattatatcaaaAAACTAACAGAGGATAATAGCTTCAACAATTCAAGAGAAACATGTCTACTAAGATCCCCAAGACTTTCAAATCAGTAATTTATTCGACCCATAGCGTGGAAGATTGTGCATCAGTACTCTCAATCCATGAATATACCCCCAAGGAAGATCTCTCAAAATCAATCGTATTAAAATCCCTTGCGTTCCCTATCAATCCATCCGATATCAATCAATTACAAGGTGTATACCCGTCTTTACCACCCAAGACGTTAGAATATTCTACAAATGAACCTGCTGCCATTGCAGGAAACGAAGGTGTCTTTGAAGTGGTGTCAATCCCACCTGAGATGAATACTAACAGTATCaatgatttaaatgaaGGTGATTGGGTTATCCCGTTATATGCGAATCAAGGGACATGGTCTAATTATCGTGTATTTAAGGATCCCAAGGAATTGGTCAGAGTGAATGGATTGGATCTCTATACTGCTGCAACGGTGGCTGTGAATGGTGTCACTGCTTATCAATTGGTGAAGAATTTCATTTCATGGGATATTGAGAGTACTGGGAATGAATGGTTGATTCAGAACGCAGGTACCTCAGGAGTCTCTAAGATGGTTACTCAAATTGCTAAAATTAATGGTATCAAGACTTTGAGCGTTATTCGTGATAGggatgattttgatgaagttgCCGAGACTTTGGAGAAGACGTTTGGAGCTACTAAAGTTATTTCTGAATcacaaaataatgataaagtCTTCAATAAGGAAGTTTTGCCTAAGATTTTAGGAGAGAATGCAAGGGTTAGGTTGGCTTTGAATTCTGTTGGTGGTAAATCAAGTTCATCGATTGCaagaaaattggaaaatgatGCCTTGATGTTAACTTATGGAGGGATGTCAAAGCAACCTGTAACTCTACCAACATCTTTACATATCTTTAAGGGGTTAACTTCTCAAGGGTATTGGTCCACGAAACATAATAAGGAAAATCCAAGCCAAAAAATTGATGCGATTGACGCAATAGTTGATATGTATAAAGAAGGTGATTTTATCTCGCCAAAAAATGAGCTAGATATCTTAGAGTGGGATGTTAATAATGCATCAGATACTGAAGTCCTTGACATGATTAAATATGGTATTACTGGTAAGGGTAAGAAGAGATTAATCAAGCTAAACTGGTGAACGCGCACCTCTCTCTCTGCCTTACATTAAACATAtccatttaaatatattccataACATTGactatttattatttcattgaatgaaaatacaTACACATCCCCCACTCTATTATTACACCACCAACTAAACCAAATGTATATACAAACTTCACAATAGCTGACTGACACCTTTAGATGTccttttaatgaattttacATAAATACACCATATCATATTACTGCCTGTCCAAGATTCCAGTCACGTGATCTCTCTTTTAATAAgtgaaaaaattttcagCGCCCATCGAGTGAACAAATCTATACGTAAGGTAAAGTTCGATGAAGCAACAATTCGTAGTCGTCGATAATTCTATAAGTAAAAGAGCAGTTAATTGTCAATTCAATTgccaatatttttttgtatttttttacaGGAGGGCAACAACAGGTTAGAGATCCAAACCCAAAACTcgaaggaagaaaaaatgcCACCAAAGAAGCaaactgaagaaaaaaaagtcCTACTAGGTCGTCCAGGTAACAACTTGAAAGCTGGTATTGTTGGTCTAGCCAACGTTGGTAAATCCACTTCCTTTCAAGCCATTACTAGATCTCCATTAGGTAACCCAGCCAATTATCCATTTGCTACCATTGATCCAGAAGAAGCTCGTGTCATTGTCCCATCTCCAAGATTCGATGAATTATGTGCTATTTATAACAAGACTGCTTCTAAAGTCCCAGCTCATTTGACCGTTTATGATATTGCTGGTTTGTCTAAAGGTGCTTCTGCTGGTGAAGGGTTAGGTAACGCTTTCTTGTCTCATATTAGAGCTGTCGATTCCATTTATCAAGTTGTGCGTTGTTTTGATGATGCTgaaattattcatattGAAGGTGATGTTGATCCTGTTCGtgatttggaaattattagTACTGAATTAGGGTTAAAAGATGTGGAATTTTGTGAGAAGGCTCTTGAAGCTGCTGAAAAGATCGCTAAGAGAGGTGGTCAATCTTTAGAAGTTaaacaaaagaaagagGAAGCTGAATTGATTAAACgtattattgaattgataCAAAGTGGTCAAAGAGTTGCCAATCAAACTTGGACTCCAAAGGAAgtggaaattattaatactATGATGTTGTTGACTGCTAAACCatgtatttatttgattaatTTGTCTGAAAAGGATTATataagaaagaagaataagCATTTGCTAAGAATTAAAGAATGGGTGGATAAACATTCTCCAGGTGATTTAATCATCCCATTCAGTGTTCCattggaagaaaaattatctcATATgagtgaagaagaagctgctgaagaattgaaaaaattgggTACCGTTTCAGCTTTACCAAAGATTATTACTACCATGAGACAAAAATTAGatttaatttcctttttcacTTGTGGTCCAGATGAAGTTCGTGAATGGACTATTAGAAGAGGTACTAAAGCCCCTCAAGCTGCCGGTGTTATtcataatgatttaatgaatACTTTCATCTTAGCTCAAGTTACCAAATATGAAGATGCTATTGaatataaagatgaagCTGCCGTTAAAGCTGCTGGTAAATTACAACAAAAGGGTAAAGATTATGTAGTTGAAGACGGTGATATCATCTATTTCTAGAGCAGGTGCTGGTAAGAACTAGGAAGAATCATGTATTTCCATAATTAACGTAGATATGTATTCACATCTATAtcttaatatatatagtatcTACGCAACACAACACAACACAAAACAGGATTTATTGGAAAGACCAATAGTTGTTATGAGAGTAAAGGCACGTCAACGTGTATTAAAATTAGTGTTTATTTACTTGttcattaatttatttatttatttatttatttacttgAATAAAAAGGAATACCACTTATTATTTAACTTTTCACGTTCTTCCTTTGGAATATAAGCTTTAATATGTTGTTCAATCTTATCAACACcagatttttcatcataAGTTCCACCCAATGCATCAATGAATTGGCCTTCAGGATCcattagataaaaaaaGATCGAATGTTCCACAATGTAATCTTGATTCTTTGTCTCCCTTGGAGTTGCAAAGAAAGCCTTATATTTAGCACAcatatctttaatttcgTCATAAGTCCCCGTAACGCCAACAATATCAGGATGGAAATCCTTCAGATAAGCCTTTAATACCTCCGGAGTATCTCTATTTGGGTCACACGTAATGAAAATTGGTTGGATCTTTACATGCTCACTACCACGACGTTTCTTTAGATCATCTAACCAAACGCCAAGCTTGTCTAATTCTTCAGGACAAATATCGGGACAATGAGAGAAtccaaaataaattattgtGAATTTCCCTAATAAATCTTGATCAGTGAATGGATTACCGTTAAAATCTGTTAATTTAAAGGGACCGCCAATAAAGGGGGTTCCATAACCTCTGTTAGCTTCTGCCTCTTTTTGAATTTCCAATAATCTTTTCTCTCTCCTCAGATATAGATATAAACTTGCTCCCACGGCTAAGAATATTACACTTGCTTTCCAAGTGGAGAATTTCAAGTTGAAGCCAtttgtttttgatattgGTTCGACTTTTTGGTGTTGTTTAGTACTATCCTTATTGATTGTTATTCTCTCTAGTACTTTTTTGTTATAGTTTCTTATACTACTGCTGAAAAGTTTCGAAGAAGTATATAAAACGGTGCTATTACGCATTAGTGATCGATTATTACATCGAACAATTACATTAAGCAAAGGTGTCGTTTTGTCCTTAGTAAATGACGTTCTAAGTAGTCTTTGCATTTTTGGatgatataatttttctttgacTCTACTAACGCTCAATCTACAAGATGAATTGggttattttatttatgcCAGTTTCCTCGACTGTCATTATTGGCAATCCTTATAAAGTTTCATTTTCTCTGtcatttctttcatttttcgAATGAAAAATAAGGGGATGGGTTTTTCTACAAAGTATCCGCCTGGAAATAAAGAATACATATCCGCTTAAAAACTGCGGatacttttcaaaatatgtaTCCGTCTTTCCGTGGCAGATAGTTTCCTCGGAAATGTTTACATATTTCCCTTTTGGAAGTAATTGACATCGACCTTTAAAATCTAAATATGCAAAAGTTAgcattttggaaagattcCTAGCATATACCTATGCTTCTTGAAAAACCCTGTAAGACCTCTTGGCAAGGGTTTTTATAATTCTGAAACAAATTGCTTATTGcttacaacaacaagaaaatataaattatctgcctttcaaatttttgcAGGAAATAAGGCAAAAAACAAGCAATAAGCAGAGGACCTCTTCTTCACACAGCATATCTTTCATAAGGgaaatcaaaaaagaaatgacAAGGAACCCATTCATGGTAGAGCCTTCTAACGGTTCTCctaaaagaaataatactTTGACAAGATTTCATACTAATACCAGTTCTACGTCGCCTTGGTCTCCAAGAAATCAGCAAGAGTACTCCGTCGACTCGaatgaacaacaacaacatcatcaGCAGTATTATCCAGATAATACTAGTAGCGAATATGACAACTCAAGAAATTTCCAAGGATTACCACAATCCCCATCAAGAGCAGCATTAAGGTATTCTCCAGATCGTCGTCATAGAACCCAATTCTATCGTGATAGTGCACACAATTCCCCAGTCAATATGAATAGATATACTGCAAACCTGAAAGAATCTCCAACAAGACCATCAGACGTCGTATTACAATTCCATGAGGAAAAAGTAAATAGAAATGTTGATGTCGCTGATCTTGTAGATAGTTACTATTCAGATCGTCCTAACCTCAATGAGGCTTCACCacatattgaaaatttatataGTAATTCAAGAAGATTCTCCCAGAATTCCAAATTAACATTTTCCACAACGTCTACAGCCACAAGATCATCCTTTTTCGATGACGAGGAccaaaaggaaaagaagtATAAGGATGATGACGATGGCTCTTCGGTCTTTTCATCAGATACATTTACAGAAACAAGATTCGAATTAAACCATCCAATTCGTCGTGATTATGTTAGACGTGCTAATTCTGAAAGTAAAAGAAGACCATTCCCAGCGGGATCATCTACTTCTTCCTCATCCATGAATGGTACTGGCAAAATGGAAAAGactattttgaaattagataatCCTATTCCAAGAGGGTTATTAGATACATTACCAAGGAGGGATTCTCCTGAATTTGTGGAGATGAGATATACGGCATGTACAGTGGAACCTGATGAATTCTTGGAAGCTGGATATTCCTTAAGGTTTGCTGAAATGAATCGTGAATGTCAAATTGTAATTTGTATCACAATGTATAATGAGGATAAAGTTTCGTTAGCAAGAACGTTACATtctataatgaaaaatgtgGCACACTTGTGTAATCGTCCAAAATCTCATGTTTGGAATAAAGACGG includes:
- the SCO2 gene encoding putative thioredoxin peroxidase SCO2 (similar to Saccharomyces cerevisiae SCO2 (YBR024W) and SCO1 (YBR037C); ancestral locus Anc_3.225) produces the protein MQRLLRTSFTKDKTTPLLNVIVRCNNRSLMRNSTVLYTSSKLFSSSIRNYNKKVLERITINKDSTKQHQKVEPISKTNGFNLKFSTWKASVIFLAVGASLYLYLRREKRLLEIQKEAEANRGYGTPFIGGPFKLTDFNGNPFTDQDLLGKFTIIYFGFSHCPDICPEELDKLGVWLDDLKKRRGSEHVKIQPIFITCDPNRDTPEVLKAYLKDFHPDIVGVTGTYDEIKDMCAKYKAFFATPRETKNQDYIVEHSIFFYLMDPEGQFIDALGGTYDEKSGVDKIEQHIKAYIPKEEREKLNNKWYSFLFK